A genomic stretch from Oreochromis niloticus isolate F11D_XX linkage group LG11, O_niloticus_UMD_NMBU, whole genome shotgun sequence includes:
- the LOC100702621 gene encoding C-C chemokine receptor type 1 isoform X1, producing MAAEYNDTEDNYGNYSDFDYGDYAPANSTDVQEFSQVFLAILYSLVFILGFIGNGLVVCVLVKHRNQSNLTDICLFNLALSDLLFVFTLPFYSHYARVGQWTFGDFMCRLISGSHHIGFFSSIFFMVVMTLDRYMIIVHAHRVARFRTKRAAIILTVLVWMLSLFVSLPDFISIQETEEYQEFGCDYPEENKVWESYNLFTTNVLGLVIPLLVMVGCYSRIIPRLVNMRTAKKHRIVKLIICIVVVFFLLWAPYNISLFLEFLQEREIILNDETWYKNVKLSITVTEALAYTHCCLNPIIYAFVGEKFMRRALQLLKKLMPGYSRDLSDSSFRKSSVMSRGSEITSSFKL from the exons ATGGCAG cagAATATAATGACACAGAAGACAATTACGGCAATTACAGTGATTTTGATTATGGAGACTATGCTCCAGCCAACTCCACCGATGTACAGGAATTCAGCCAAGTGTTTCTTGCTATTCTCTACAGTTTGGTTTTCATCCTGGGCTTCATAG GTAATGGACTAGTGGTGTGTGTCCTGGTGAAGCACCGCAACCAGAGCAACTTGACAGACATCTGCCTCTTCAACCTGGCTCTCTCTGACCTCCTCTTCGTCTTCACGCTGCCTTTCTACTCTCACTATGCCAGGGTCGGCCAGTGGACTTTTGGAGACTTCATGTGCCGTTTGATCTCCGGATCTCACCACATTGGCTTCTTTAGCAGCATCTTCTTCATGGTTGTCATGACGCTGGACCGCTACATGATCATCGTGCACGCTCACAGGGTTGCACGTTTTCGCACAAAGAGGGCAGCCATCATTCTGACCGTGCTCGTTTGGATGCTGAgcttgtttgtctctctgccgGATTTTATCTCCATACAGGAAACAGAGGAGTACCAGGAGTTTGGATGTGACTATCCAGAGGAGAACAAAGTCTGGGAGAGCTACAACCTGTTCACCACAAATGTGCTGGGTCTTGTGATTCCCTTGCTGGTGATGGTAGGTTGCTACTCCAGGATCATCCCCAGGCTGGTAAACATGAGGACCGCGAAGAAGCATCGTATCGTCAAGCTGATCATCTGCATAGTGGTTGTATTTTTCTTGCTCTGGGCTCCATATAACATTTCCCTTTTCCTGGAGTTTCTTCAGGAAAGAGAAATAATCCTCAATGATGAAACCTGGTACAAAAATGTAAAGCTGTCAATAACAGTGACTGAGGCATTAGCTTACACACACTGCTGTCTGAATCCCATCATTTATGCTTTTGTGGGAGAGAAGTTTATGAGACGAGCCTTGCAGCTGCTGAAAAAGTTGATGCCTGGTTACAGCAGAGATTTGTCAGACAGCTCATTCAGGAAAAGCTCAGTTATGTCCAGGGGCTCTGAAATCACCTCCTCCTTTAAACTGTAG
- the LOC100702889 gene encoding C-C chemokine receptor type 2-like isoform X1, translating to MSAGYNDTEDYYGYYSNYSDYDYGDYAPVNSTDVQEFSQVFLAILYSLVFILGFIGNGLVVYVVVKHRNQSNLTDICLFNLALSDLLFVFTLPFYSHYARVGQWTFGDFMCRLVSGSHQTGFFSSIFFMVVMTLDHYMIVMHAHRVACYRTMRAAIILTVLIWMLSLFVSLPDFIFTQEIKEEPQNIRCNYPEESKIWERYNLFTTNVLGLVIPLLVMVPTLMSMRTAKKHRIVKLIICIVVAFFLLWTPYNISRFLKFLQEKGKIPRNDTWDKNLRLSVVVTEAFAYTHCCLNPIIYAFVREKFVEIALQLLK from the exons ATGTCAG CAGGATATAATGACACAGAAGACTATTACGGATATTACAGCAATTACAGTGATTATGATTATGGAGACTATGCTCCAGTCAACTCCACCGATGTACAGGAATTCAGCCAAGTGTTTCTTGCCATTCTCTACAGTTTGGTTTTCATCCTGGGATTTATAG GTAATGGACTAGTGGTGTATGTTGTGGTGAAGCATCGCAATCAGAGCAACTTGACAGACATCTGCCTCTTCAACCTGGCTCTCTCTGACCTCCTCTTCGTCTTCACGCTGCCTTTCTACTCTCATTATGCCAGGGTTGGCCAGTGGACTTTTGGAGACTTCATGTGCCGTTTAGTCTCCGGCTCTCACCAGACTGGCTTCTTCAGCAGCATCTTCTTCATGGTTGTCATGACGCTGGACCACTACATGATCGTCATGCACGCTCACAGGGTCGCATGTTACCGCACAATGAGGGCAGCAATCATTCTGACCGTGCTCATTTGGATGCTGAgcttgtttgtctctctgccaGATTTTATCTTCACACAGGAAATAAAGGAAGAGCCTCAGAACATTAGATGTAACTATCCTGAGGAGAGCAAAATCTGGGAGCGTTACAACCTGTTTACCACAAATGTGCTGGGTCTCGTGATTCCCTTGCTGGTGATGGTCCCCACACTGATGAGCATGAGGACCGCAAAGAAGCACCGCATCGTCAAGCTGATCATCTGTATAGTGGTTGCATTTTTCTTGCTCTGGACTCCATATAACATTTCCCGTTTCTTGAAGTTTCTTcaggaaaaaggcaaaatcccacgTAATGACACCTGGGATAAAAATTTAAGGCTGTCAGTGGTAGTAACTGAGGCCTTTGCTTACACTCACTGCTGCCTGAATCCCATCATATACGCTTTTGTGAGAGAGAAGTTTGTGGAAATAGCCTTGCAGCTGCTGAAATAG
- the LOC100702889 gene encoding C-C chemokine receptor type 2-like isoform X2: MSGYNDTEDYYGYYSNYSDYDYGDYAPVNSTDVQEFSQVFLAILYSLVFILGFIGNGLVVYVVVKHRNQSNLTDICLFNLALSDLLFVFTLPFYSHYARVGQWTFGDFMCRLVSGSHQTGFFSSIFFMVVMTLDHYMIVMHAHRVACYRTMRAAIILTVLIWMLSLFVSLPDFIFTQEIKEEPQNIRCNYPEESKIWERYNLFTTNVLGLVIPLLVMVPTLMSMRTAKKHRIVKLIICIVVAFFLLWTPYNISRFLKFLQEKGKIPRNDTWDKNLRLSVVVTEAFAYTHCCLNPIIYAFVREKFVEIALQLLK, encoded by the exons ATGTCAG GATATAATGACACAGAAGACTATTACGGATATTACAGCAATTACAGTGATTATGATTATGGAGACTATGCTCCAGTCAACTCCACCGATGTACAGGAATTCAGCCAAGTGTTTCTTGCCATTCTCTACAGTTTGGTTTTCATCCTGGGATTTATAG GTAATGGACTAGTGGTGTATGTTGTGGTGAAGCATCGCAATCAGAGCAACTTGACAGACATCTGCCTCTTCAACCTGGCTCTCTCTGACCTCCTCTTCGTCTTCACGCTGCCTTTCTACTCTCATTATGCCAGGGTTGGCCAGTGGACTTTTGGAGACTTCATGTGCCGTTTAGTCTCCGGCTCTCACCAGACTGGCTTCTTCAGCAGCATCTTCTTCATGGTTGTCATGACGCTGGACCACTACATGATCGTCATGCACGCTCACAGGGTCGCATGTTACCGCACAATGAGGGCAGCAATCATTCTGACCGTGCTCATTTGGATGCTGAgcttgtttgtctctctgccaGATTTTATCTTCACACAGGAAATAAAGGAAGAGCCTCAGAACATTAGATGTAACTATCCTGAGGAGAGCAAAATCTGGGAGCGTTACAACCTGTTTACCACAAATGTGCTGGGTCTCGTGATTCCCTTGCTGGTGATGGTCCCCACACTGATGAGCATGAGGACCGCAAAGAAGCACCGCATCGTCAAGCTGATCATCTGTATAGTGGTTGCATTTTTCTTGCTCTGGACTCCATATAACATTTCCCGTTTCTTGAAGTTTCTTcaggaaaaaggcaaaatcccacgTAATGACACCTGGGATAAAAATTTAAGGCTGTCAGTGGTAGTAACTGAGGCCTTTGCTTACACTCACTGCTGCCTGAATCCCATCATATACGCTTTTGTGAGAGAGAAGTTTGTGGAAATAGCCTTGCAGCTGCTGAAATAG
- the LOC100702621 gene encoding C-C chemokine receptor type 1 isoform X2 produces the protein MAEYNDTEDNYGNYSDFDYGDYAPANSTDVQEFSQVFLAILYSLVFILGFIGNGLVVCVLVKHRNQSNLTDICLFNLALSDLLFVFTLPFYSHYARVGQWTFGDFMCRLISGSHHIGFFSSIFFMVVMTLDRYMIIVHAHRVARFRTKRAAIILTVLVWMLSLFVSLPDFISIQETEEYQEFGCDYPEENKVWESYNLFTTNVLGLVIPLLVMVGCYSRIIPRLVNMRTAKKHRIVKLIICIVVVFFLLWAPYNISLFLEFLQEREIILNDETWYKNVKLSITVTEALAYTHCCLNPIIYAFVGEKFMRRALQLLKKLMPGYSRDLSDSSFRKSSVMSRGSEITSSFKL, from the exons ATGGCAG AATATAATGACACAGAAGACAATTACGGCAATTACAGTGATTTTGATTATGGAGACTATGCTCCAGCCAACTCCACCGATGTACAGGAATTCAGCCAAGTGTTTCTTGCTATTCTCTACAGTTTGGTTTTCATCCTGGGCTTCATAG GTAATGGACTAGTGGTGTGTGTCCTGGTGAAGCACCGCAACCAGAGCAACTTGACAGACATCTGCCTCTTCAACCTGGCTCTCTCTGACCTCCTCTTCGTCTTCACGCTGCCTTTCTACTCTCACTATGCCAGGGTCGGCCAGTGGACTTTTGGAGACTTCATGTGCCGTTTGATCTCCGGATCTCACCACATTGGCTTCTTTAGCAGCATCTTCTTCATGGTTGTCATGACGCTGGACCGCTACATGATCATCGTGCACGCTCACAGGGTTGCACGTTTTCGCACAAAGAGGGCAGCCATCATTCTGACCGTGCTCGTTTGGATGCTGAgcttgtttgtctctctgccgGATTTTATCTCCATACAGGAAACAGAGGAGTACCAGGAGTTTGGATGTGACTATCCAGAGGAGAACAAAGTCTGGGAGAGCTACAACCTGTTCACCACAAATGTGCTGGGTCTTGTGATTCCCTTGCTGGTGATGGTAGGTTGCTACTCCAGGATCATCCCCAGGCTGGTAAACATGAGGACCGCGAAGAAGCATCGTATCGTCAAGCTGATCATCTGCATAGTGGTTGTATTTTTCTTGCTCTGGGCTCCATATAACATTTCCCTTTTCCTGGAGTTTCTTCAGGAAAGAGAAATAATCCTCAATGATGAAACCTGGTACAAAAATGTAAAGCTGTCAATAACAGTGACTGAGGCATTAGCTTACACACACTGCTGTCTGAATCCCATCATTTATGCTTTTGTGGGAGAGAAGTTTATGAGACGAGCCTTGCAGCTGCTGAAAAAGTTGATGCCTGGTTACAGCAGAGATTTGTCAGACAGCTCATTCAGGAAAAGCTCAGTTATGTCCAGGGGCTCTGAAATCACCTCCTCCTTTAAACTGTAG